One part of the Spirochaetota bacterium genome encodes these proteins:
- a CDS encoding SoxR reducing system RseC family protein yields the protein MSAECGIVIKVKGNYVIVEADAVSFCSSCSNHECTMRQSKGRQLMIENTMGAKAGDRVFFVIPSKGLVLSSVVLYGIPIVFLIAGILLGSLIPLPVFHDKEISGMVTGIIFLSISFMVMRFASKQIVKHNQITPVMVKVEKLL from the coding sequence ATGTCAGCAGAATGTGGTATAGTCATAAAAGTTAAGGGTAACTATGTGATAGTTGAAGCTGATGCAGTTTCTTTTTGCTCTTCATGCAGCAACCACGAGTGTACCATGCGGCAATCAAAAGGGCGACAGCTTATGATAGAAAATACCATGGGCGCTAAAGCAGGTGACAGGGTGTTCTTTGTCATTCCATCAAAAGGGCTTGTACTTTCATCGGTTGTGCTTTATGGGATACCTATTGTTTTTCTCATTGCTGGGATACTACTGGGGTCACTTATACCATTACCTGTTTTCCATGATAAAGAAATTTCAGGTATGGTTACTGGAATTATTTTTTTATCTATTTCTTTTATGGTAATGCGATTTGCGTCAAAACAAATTGTAAAGCATAATCAAATAACACCAGTAATGGTTAAAGTAGAAAAATTGTTGTAA
- the greA gene encoding transcription elongation factor GreA, with translation MPVNIEDKKKQIKEEIEKLQYEMKIELPQRIAEARAKGDLKENAEYHAARERQSFVQARIAYLSKQLSLMDSIDISSLEQGKVEFGSVVTVRNLDTNEIVEFTIVTPNEVDASAGKISLSSPIGRALHKKTVGDEVIVQIPAGTKRFRIEKLVTIHGEELTL, from the coding sequence ATGCCGGTAAATATTGAAGACAAGAAAAAGCAGATAAAAGAGGAAATAGAAAAACTGCAGTATGAAATGAAAATTGAATTGCCGCAGAGGATAGCCGAAGCGCGTGCAAAAGGCGACCTGAAAGAAAATGCTGAATATCATGCTGCACGTGAAAGACAGTCCTTTGTCCAGGCGCGTATTGCATATTTAAGCAAGCAACTGAGCTTGATGGATAGTATAGACATCTCATCACTAGAGCAGGGTAAGGTAGAATTTGGTTCAGTGGTTACGGTACGTAATTTAGATACTAATGAGATTGTTGAGTTTACTATCGTCACGCCAAATGAGGTTGATGCTTCGGCAGGAAAGATTTCTCTGTCATCCCCTATTGGAAGAGCATTGCACAAAAAGACGGTAGGTGATGAGGTAATAGTACAGATACCTGCGGGCACCAAGCGTTTCAGAATAGAAAAACTTGTAACCATTCATGGTGAAGAACTAACGCTTTAA